The Brachyspira aalborgi genome has a segment encoding these proteins:
- a CDS encoding PepSY-like domain-containing protein, whose product MRKTLALLITLSFASIMFADMVVPISQLPKSAQNFIQKTFPGAQIFKVERDDGKFEVKLNNGVDMKFLPNGEWVNIDSDYTPIPITVLPQAVQNTVKQTYPQAFITDIEKEFGNYKIKLNNMMELFVSSSGQFIGQKMDD is encoded by the coding sequence ATGAGAAAAACATTAGCTTTATTAATCACATTATCTTTCGCTTCAATTATGTTTGCCGATATGGTTGTTCCAATTTCGCAGTTGCCTAAATCGGCTCAAAACTTTATACAAAAAACTTTTCCTGGCGCTCAAATATTTAAAGTTGAAAGAGACGATGGAAAATTTGAAGTTAAATTAAATAACGGCGTTGATATGAAATTTCTTCCAAATGGAGAATGGGTAAATATAGACAGCGATTATACTCCTATTCCGATAACGGTTTTGCCTCAAGCGGTTCAAAATACGGTAAAACAAACTTATCCTCAAGCTTTTATTACGGATATTGAAAAAGAATTTGGAAATTATAAAATTAAATTAAACAATATGATGGAATTATTTGTTTCTTCAAGCGGACAATTTATTGGACAAAAAATGGACGATTAA
- the selD gene encoding selenide, water dikinase SelD: MEDNIELLSCALEGGCSAKIPPDLLEKTLAPILKLKTDSNLLSDVDIGDDAGVYKISEDSAIIFTVDFFPPVVANPYSFGQIAACNSISDIYAMGGEPKLALNITMFPKEDSLNILANILKGGQDKATEAGVLVVGGHTITDTTIKYGMAVIGFANPNQITTNSNAKDGDIIILTKPLGTGCCLAAMRNGLIKENDIEDVFEAMKTLNKKACKIMNKYNVKSATDITGFGLIGHAYKMALASDVCIEINTSNLPMFNKSYEVIDMGCIPGAAFTNMRYVGENILLDDNIDYNLKMLSFDPQTSGGLFICVDKDKGENMLADLWREGVVDASIIGKVCKRYKEYIRLIK; encoded by the coding sequence ATGGAAGATAATATAGAATTATTATCATGCGCTTTGGAAGGCGGATGTTCAGCTAAAATTCCTCCCGATTTGCTTGAAAAAACTTTAGCTCCAATATTAAAATTAAAAACCGATTCTAATCTTTTATCGGATGTAGATATAGGAGACGATGCGGGAGTTTATAAAATTTCAGAAGATAGCGCTATAATATTTACGGTTGATTTTTTTCCTCCCGTTGTAGCCAATCCTTATTCTTTCGGACAAATAGCGGCTTGCAATTCTATAAGCGATATTTACGCGATGGGCGGAGAGCCTAAATTAGCTTTAAATATAACGATGTTTCCAAAAGAAGATTCGTTAAATATACTTGCAAATATCTTAAAAGGCGGACAAGATAAAGCGACCGAAGCGGGAGTATTAGTTGTCGGCGGACATACGATAACGGACACTACGATTAAATACGGAATGGCGGTTATAGGTTTTGCAAATCCTAATCAAATAACGACTAATTCAAACGCTAAAGACGGAGATATTATAATTCTTACAAAACCATTGGGAACGGGTTGTTGTCTTGCGGCTATGAGAAACGGACTTATTAAAGAAAACGATATTGAAGATGTTTTTGAAGCTATGAAAACTTTAAATAAAAAAGCATGTAAAATAATGAATAAATATAATGTTAAATCGGCTACTGATATAACGGGATTTGGATTAATCGGGCATGCTTATAAAATGGCTTTGGCGAGCGATGTTTGTATAGAAATAAATACTTCAAATTTGCCTATGTTTAATAAATCTTACGAAGTTATAGATATGGGATGCATTCCAGGAGCCGCTTTTACAAATATGCGTTATGTCGGAGAAAATATTTTATTAGACGATAATATCGATTATAATTTAAAAATGCTTTCATTCGACCCTCAAACTTCGGGCGGTTTATTTATATGCGTAGATAAAGATAAAGGCGAAAATATGCTTGCAGATTTATGGAGAGAGGGAGTAGTTGACGCTTCGATAATCGGAAAAGTTTGCAAGAGATATAAAGAATATATAAGATTAATCAAATAA
- a CDS encoding Hsp20/alpha crystallin family protein: MSRRIFLPALHSMLDDFRGFDNSLINFYNKASDYKIEEDEKNYTIEMDMPGVKKEDLEIGIKENILSIYAERKKEDKTENKESVVVSKYEQSFNISAKGIDIDNIQANLENGILTLTLPKKEEVKYERKINIS, encoded by the coding sequence ATGTCAAGAAGAATATTTTTACCAGCTTTACATTCAATGTTGGACGATTTTAGAGGTTTTGATAATAGTCTTATCAATTTCTATAATAAGGCTTCAGATTATAAAATAGAAGAAGACGAAAAAAACTATACTATAGAAATGGATATGCCAGGCGTGAAAAAAGAAGATTTGGAAATCGGCATTAAAGAAAATATACTTTCAATATACGCCGAACGAAAGAAAGAAGACAAAACGGAAAATAAAGAATCCGTTGTAGTTTCAAAATACGAACAAAGCTTTAATATAAGTGCAAAAGGCATAGATATAGACAATATTCAAGCTAATTTGGAAAACGGAATACTCACTTTAACTCTTCCTAAAAAAGAAGAAGTGAAGTATGAAAGAAAGATAAATATAAGTTAA
- a CDS encoding ribosomal-processing cysteine protease Prp has protein sequence MASLVNVRYNVYGIIEYISVNGHAGIKKIGEGYEVCIALSSIMQAMCRALISIIGTRHLIYKIEDANLSLKLKDFDKLEESKKQEYKIVSNGYLIGIKELIKEYPDYIKYKEEII, from the coding sequence ATGGCTTCGTTGGTAAATGTTCGTTATAATGTTTATGGAATTATAGAATATATTTCGGTTAATGGACATGCGGGAATAAAAAAAATCGGCGAAGGTTACGAAGTTTGTATAGCTTTAAGTTCCATTATGCAGGCAATGTGTAGAGCTTTAATTAGCATAATTGGAACGAGGCATTTAATTTATAAAATAGAAGACGCTAATTTGAGTTTAAAATTAAAAGATTTTGATAAACTTGAAGAAAGCAAAAAACAAGAATATAAAATTGTAAGCAACGGATATTTAATAGGAATAAAAGAATTAATTAAAGAATATCCCGATTATATAAAATATAAAGAAGAAATAATATAA
- the rpmA gene encoding 50S ribosomal protein L27 gives MAHKKGGGSSKNGRDSQSKRLGVKVYGGQKVISGNIIVRQRGTQFHVGKNVDIGRDHTIFATASGTVKFYTNKFGKKAISVIAE, from the coding sequence ATGGCTCATAAAAAAGGCGGCGGAAGTTCAAAAAATGGACGAGATAGTCAATCCAAAAGATTAGGCGTAAAAGTTTATGGCGGACAAAAAGTTATATCTGGCAATATAATTGTAAGACAGAGAGGAACTCAATTTCATGTCGGTAAAAATGTCGATATAGGAAGAGACCATACAATATTTGCAACCGCTTCTGGAACTGTAAAATTCTATACGAATAAATTTGGCAAAAAGGCAATAAGCGTAATTGCAGAATAA
- the rplU gene encoding 50S ribosomal protein L21, whose product MYAIVEVKGKQYKVEKGQNILIEYLGEDAKESPEIKTLLLKKDDESVIVGTPYIENVKVNSKIVESLKGDKVIIGKHKRRKDYRRKTGHRHKYHKITIEDIIV is encoded by the coding sequence ATGTATGCAATAGTAGAAGTTAAAGGAAAACAATATAAAGTCGAAAAAGGACAAAATATATTAATAGAATATTTAGGAGAAGATGCAAAAGAGTCGCCTGAAATTAAAACTCTTTTATTAAAAAAAGACGATGAGAGCGTTATCGTTGGAACTCCTTATATTGAAAATGTAAAAGTTAATTCAAAAATAGTAGAAAGTTTGAAAGGCGATAAAGTGATAATTGGAAAGCATAAAAGAAGAAAAGACTATAGAAGAAAAACGGGACATAGACATAAATATCATAAAATAACTATAGAAGATATAATAGTTTGA
- the arcA gene encoding arginine deiminase yields MNNGLNVYSEIGKLKTVLLHRPDFELENLIPDILERLLFDDIPYLKIAQEEHDAFAKILRDNGVEVLYLADLAAESLINDEVRNNFIIDFVNDLKFVGKKRDMILKFLSDIKDNKELVSKMMAGIRKDEVKGYRGSFFDVFDYDYPFAVDPMPNLYFTRDSFSIIGNGVSINHMRTVTRSRETLFGKYIFKYNFRFKDKAVPIWYNRDDTTCIEGGDILILSKDTVAVGISERTDAESVEKLAKNLFSNNEFFKTILAFNIPRKRAFMHLDTVFTMIDIDKFVMHPEIEGPLTTYAIKKKNANDLSIELENIDIDKLLAKYLNLDKVSVIKCGGDDLIASSREQWNDGSNTLAISPGEVICYSRNIVTNKILEDSGIKIHTMPSSELSRGRGGPRCMSMPFDRDDL; encoded by the coding sequence ATGAATAACGGTTTAAATGTTTATTCGGAAATAGGAAAATTGAAGACGGTTTTATTGCATAGACCCGATTTTGAATTGGAAAATCTTATACCAGATATATTGGAGAGACTTTTATTTGACGATATACCTTATCTTAAAATAGCTCAAGAAGAACATGACGCTTTCGCTAAAATATTGAGAGATAACGGAGTAGAAGTGTTATATCTCGCCGATTTAGCGGCTGAAAGCCTAATAAACGACGAGGTTAGAAATAATTTCATTATAGATTTTGTTAATGACCTTAAATTTGTGGGTAAAAAGAGAGATATGATACTAAAATTTCTATCCGATATTAAAGATAATAAAGAGTTAGTGTCAAAAATGATGGCGGGTATAAGAAAGGACGAAGTTAAAGGTTACAGAGGAAGTTTCTTCGATGTATTCGATTACGATTATCCTTTTGCAGTCGACCCTATGCCGAATTTATATTTTACCAGAGATTCTTTTTCTATAATAGGAAACGGCGTCTCTATAAACCATATGAGAACTGTGACTCGAAGTAGAGAGACTCTCTTCGGAAAATATATTTTTAAATATAATTTTAGATTTAAAGATAAAGCGGTTCCTATATGGTATAATAGAGACGATACCACATGTATAGAAGGAGGAGATATATTAATCCTATCTAAAGATACGGTAGCGGTAGGTATATCCGAGCGAACGGATGCGGAGTCCGTTGAAAAACTTGCAAAAAATTTATTTAGTAATAATGAATTTTTTAAGACTATTTTAGCTTTTAATATACCAAGAAAAAGAGCTTTTATGCATCTTGATACCGTATTCACTATGATAGATATAGATAAGTTTGTTATGCATCCCGAAATAGAAGGACCTTTAACTACTTACGCTATTAAGAAAAAAAATGCCAATGATTTAAGTATAGAATTAGAGAATATAGATATAGATAAGTTATTGGCAAAATATTTAAATCTGGATAAAGTTAGCGTCATTAAATGCGGAGGCGACGATTTAATAGCGTCTTCAAGGGAGCAATGGAATGACGGTTCTAATACATTAGCCATATCACCAGGAGAAGTTATATGTTATTCCAGAAATATAGTAACTAATAAAATTTTAGAAGATTCTGGAATAAAGATACATACTATGCCTTCTTCCGAACTTTCGAGAGGAAGAGGAGGACCAAGATGTATGTCTATGCCTTTTGATAGAGATGATTTATAA
- a CDS encoding sodium:solute symporter family protein gives MTNWIIFIVSSLILLSVGFWSQLRIKKYKSDSQGFLLGAKSIGAFIGAGTLMATGYSGWGFIGSPGTTYAYGTIEVLSNFFFAPAITFGTLFFAGFMKRRAEESGGFTVPEYISTTHRGDVIQKRIVHCFGGLATFVFLSVFSIGQVRAVGLLASQWLGISQEISSMLVMIVIIIFTVQGGLLAVAITDTMMCMGMVIGALVVFFAIIKDISIGELIQRVGEIKPEFINPETSTPYGQGKYSCFLVFIYAFLFTTTLPYMSVRFLSFKDNINIPLTALIMAPIGIILSFIPLAGLYMFYKQPGLANPDSAMPVFLTTYLPPFLGGFIILFILFAMMSTISSVLQALAAALSHDLVVSISGKHKASSSLVNRIGVVVTGILCIVLTYLAPQGMLNQIAYIGTGGLIAMFVGPIMMRPIVKANITAALSSMVVGFVLSTIFILKLKVGWVEAPIISGLFGSIVYLVVGFIGNGMKRFPDEETN, from the coding sequence ATGACTAATTGGATTATATTTATAGTGTCATCGTTAATTCTTTTAAGTGTAGGCTTTTGGTCTCAATTAAGAATAAAAAAGTATAAAAGTGATTCTCAAGGTTTTTTATTGGGAGCTAAATCTATAGGCGCTTTTATTGGAGCAGGAACATTAATGGCTACAGGCTATAGTGGTTGGGGCTTCATAGGTTCACCAGGCACAACTTATGCTTACGGGACCATAGAGGTATTATCTAATTTCTTTTTTGCGCCTGCTATAACTTTTGGAACATTATTTTTTGCAGGCTTTATGAAAAGAAGAGCTGAAGAAAGCGGAGGTTTTACCGTTCCAGAGTATATATCTACGACTCACAGAGGCGATGTTATTCAAAAAAGAATAGTGCATTGTTTTGGCGGTTTAGCTACTTTCGTGTTCTTATCCGTATTTAGTATAGGGCAAGTAAGAGCAGTAGGTTTGCTTGCTTCTCAATGGTTAGGAATTTCACAAGAAATAAGTTCCATGTTAGTAATGATAGTTATAATAATATTTACTGTGCAAGGCGGTTTATTAGCCGTTGCTATAACCGATACTATGATGTGTATGGGAATGGTAATAGGAGCTCTTGTAGTTTTCTTTGCTATTATCAAGGATATTTCAATAGGTGAGCTTATTCAAAGAGTAGGAGAAATAAAGCCAGAATTTATTAACCCAGAAACTTCTACTCCTTATGGACAAGGAAAGTATAGCTGTTTCTTGGTATTTATTTACGCTTTCTTATTTACTACAACTCTTCCATATATGTCTGTTAGATTCTTGTCATTTAAAGATAATATTAATATACCTTTAACGGCTTTAATAATGGCGCCTATTGGAATAATTTTAAGTTTTATTCCTTTAGCTGGACTTTATATGTTTTATAAGCAGCCTGGTTTAGCTAATCCAGATAGCGCTATGCCAGTATTTCTAACGACTTATTTGCCTCCATTTTTAGGTGGATTTATCATACTATTTATTTTATTTGCTATGATGTCTACTATAAGTTCCGTATTACAGGCATTAGCTGCGGCTCTTTCGCATGATTTGGTTGTTTCAATTTCTGGTAAGCATAAGGCAAGCAGCTCATTGGTAAATAGAATAGGTGTTGTTGTTACAGGTATTTTATGTATTGTATTAACCTATCTTGCTCCTCAAGGTATGCTAAATCAAATAGCATATATAGGAACGGGCGGTTTAATTGCTATGTTTGTCGGACCTATTATGATGAGACCTATAGTTAAAGCCAATATAACTGCAGCTTTATCGTCTATGGTAGTAGGATTTGTTCTCAGCACAATTTTTATATTAAAATTAAAAGTTGGTTGGGTGGAAGCTCCTATTATATCAGGATTATTCGGCTCTATAGTGTATTTAGTGGTAGGATTTATTGGCAACGGTATGAAAAGATTCCCAGATGAAGAAACAAATTAA
- a CDS encoding CTP synthase: MKTKHIFVTGGVVSGLGKGITAASLGRLLKSRGLSVTIQKFDPYINIDPGTMSPFQHGEVFVTDDGTETDLDIGHYERFIDENLNKYSNVTTGKIYQHVINMERAGKYLGETVQVIPHITNEIKNRIYRENDPKKTDIVITEIGGTIGDIESLPYIEAIRQIKAELGQENVLYIHVTLIPFISSSEEIKTKPTQHSVKQLMQSGIIPDIIVCRTNKHLEDSHKAKIALFCNLPKQNVFENFDEPNIYNVPLMLESQGLSNVVCKHFKLETEKIDLSNWNDLIIKQKNIAIKNERVKIAIVGKYISMKDAYISLIEALNHGGIYNDINVDIKWISAETLENDKDIENYFKDINGLIIPGGFGERGIGGKIEAIKYARENKIPYLGICLGMQLMCVEFARSILGYKEANTIEVNENAKYPIITLMEEQKKNILKGGTMRLGAFPCEIKEESLSYKLYKNKIISERHRHRYEFNNEYINDMEKNGLIITGKLQNGELVEIVEVKNHPYMIGVQFHPELKSRITNPHPLFVGFIDAAKKLI; this comes from the coding sequence ATGAAAACTAAACATATATTTGTAACGGGCGGAGTCGTATCTGGGCTTGGAAAAGGAATTACGGCGGCTTCTTTGGGAAGACTATTAAAATCAAGAGGATTAAGCGTAACTATTCAAAAATTCGACCCTTATATAAATATTGACCCTGGAACTATGAGCCCGTTTCAGCATGGAGAAGTTTTTGTAACGGACGATGGCACGGAAACCGATTTGGATATCGGACATTATGAAAGATTTATTGACGAAAATTTAAATAAATATAGCAATGTGACAACGGGAAAAATTTATCAGCATGTTATAAATATGGAAAGAGCGGGAAAATATTTGGGTGAGACGGTTCAAGTTATTCCTCATATTACTAACGAAATAAAAAATAGAATCTATAGAGAAAATGACCCAAAAAAAACGGATATAGTTATAACCGAAATCGGAGGCACAATCGGAGATATAGAATCTTTGCCATATATTGAAGCGATAAGACAGATAAAAGCCGAATTAGGACAAGAAAATGTTTTATATATTCATGTCACTTTAATTCCTTTTATAAGTTCATCCGAAGAGATTAAAACTAAACCGACTCAACATAGCGTAAAACAACTTATGCAAAGCGGAATTATTCCCGACATTATAGTTTGCAGAACGAATAAACATTTGGAAGATTCGCATAAGGCTAAAATCGCTTTATTTTGCAATTTGCCTAAACAAAATGTATTTGAAAATTTTGACGAACCTAATATTTATAATGTTCCTTTAATGTTAGAAAGTCAAGGGCTTTCAAATGTCGTTTGCAAACATTTTAAACTTGAAACCGAAAAAATAGATTTGTCAAATTGGAATGATTTAATAATAAAACAAAAAAATATAGCTATAAAAAACGAAAGAGTAAAAATAGCGATAGTCGGAAAATATATTTCAATGAAAGACGCTTATATCTCTTTAATCGAAGCGCTCAATCATGGCGGAATTTATAACGATATTAATGTAGATATTAAATGGATTTCGGCTGAAACTTTAGAAAACGATAAAGATATAGAAAATTATTTTAAAGACATAAACGGGCTTATTATACCAGGCGGATTCGGAGAGAGAGGAATTGGAGGAAAAATTGAAGCTATAAAGTATGCAAGAGAAAATAAAATTCCTTATTTGGGAATTTGCTTGGGAATGCAATTAATGTGCGTTGAGTTTGCAAGAAGTATTTTAGGTTATAAAGAAGCGAATACTATTGAAGTAAATGAAAATGCAAAATATCCAATAATAACTCTTATGGAAGAGCAGAAAAAAAATATACTAAAAGGCGGAACAATGAGACTCGGCGCTTTTCCTTGCGAAATTAAAGAAGAAAGTTTATCTTATAAATTATATAAAAATAAAATAATAAGCGAAAGACATAGACATAGATACGAATTCAATAACGAATATATAAACGATATGGAAAAAAACGGACTAATCATAACGGGAAAATTGCAAAACGGAGAATTGGTAGAAATAGTTGAAGTTAAAAATCATCCTTATATGATAGGCGTTCAATTTCATCCCGAATTAAAATCAAGAATAACAAATCCGCATCCTTTATTTGTAGGATTTATAGACGCGGCTAAAAAATTAATTTAA
- the grdG gene encoding sarcosine reductase complex component B subunit alpha, whose product MKLELGKIFIKDVQFADKMKVENGVLYICAKEIEELVLQDDRIISAKVELARPGESVRIAPVKDVIEPRVKVSGGGGIFPGVINKVKEVGSGRTHALVGACVVTCGRIVGFQEGIIDMSGPTAKYTPFSETNNVCVVIEPKEGLETHSYEEAGRLAGLKVAALIGETAKELKPDEIVTYETKPLAEQIAQYPNLPKVGYVHMLQSQGLLHDTYYYGVDAKQIVPTFMYPTEIMDGAIVSGNCVAPCDKVTTYHHFHNPVIEDLYKRHGKDLNFIGVILTNENVFLADKERSSDMVAKLAEFLCLDGIIITEEGYGNPDTDLMMNCKKVAQKGIKVVLITDEFPGRDGKSQSLADITSEADTLVSCGNGNVIIDFPKMDKVIGTLDFVETMIGGYEGSLKPDGTIEAELQIIIASTIANGFNKLAARGY is encoded by the coding sequence ATGAAACTAGAACTTGGTAAAATTTTCATTAAGGATGTTCAGTTTGCCGATAAGATGAAAGTTGAAAACGGAGTTCTTTATATTTGTGCTAAAGAAATAGAAGAACTCGTGCTTCAAGACGATAGAATTATTTCGGCAAAAGTCGAACTTGCAAGACCAGGCGAATCCGTTCGTATAGCTCCCGTAAAGGATGTTATAGAACCTCGAGTAAAAGTGAGCGGAGGCGGAGGTATATTTCCTGGCGTAATAAATAAAGTAAAAGAAGTCGGTAGCGGAAGAACTCATGCTTTAGTAGGAGCATGTGTCGTTACTTGCGGGCGTATTGTAGGATTTCAAGAAGGCATTATAGACATGTCTGGACCTACGGCTAAATATACTCCTTTTTCCGAAACAAATAATGTATGCGTAGTTATCGAACCTAAAGAGGGATTAGAAACGCATAGTTATGAAGAAGCGGGAAGATTAGCTGGGCTTAAAGTTGCGGCTTTAATAGGCGAGACTGCAAAAGAATTAAAGCCAGATGAAATAGTAACCTATGAAACAAAACCTTTGGCGGAACAAATAGCGCAATATCCTAATTTACCTAAAGTTGGATATGTTCATATGTTGCAATCGCAAGGTTTACTACATGATACTTATTATTATGGAGTTGATGCTAAACAGATTGTTCCTACTTTTATGTATCCTACCGAAATTATGGACGGCGCTATAGTAAGCGGAAACTGTGTGGCTCCTTGCGATAAAGTTACTACATATCACCATTTTCATAATCCCGTAATAGAAGATTTATACAAGAGACATGGAAAAGACTTGAATTTTATAGGCGTTATACTTACAAATGAAAATGTATTTTTAGCCGATAAAGAAAGGTCTTCTGATATGGTAGCTAAATTGGCAGAATTCTTATGCTTGGATGGTATAATAATTACGGAAGAGGGTTACGGTAATCCAGATACGGATTTAATGATGAATTGCAAGAAAGTAGCTCAAAAAGGAATTAAAGTAGTTCTTATTACGGACGAATTTCCTGGAAGAGATGGCAAATCTCAATCGCTTGCCGATATAACTTCTGAAGCCGATACTTTAGTTTCCTGCGGTAATGGTAATGTTATTATAGACTTTCCAAAAATGGATAAGGTTATAGGAACATTAGATTTTGTTGAAACTATGATTGGTGGATATGAAGGCAGTTTAAAACCAGACGGAACTATAGAAGCCGAATTGCAAATAATAATAGCTTCTACTATTGCTAACGGTTTTAATAAGCTTGCGGCAAGAGGTTATTAA
- the grdF gene encoding sarcosine reductase complex component B subunit beta: MSKKKVIHYMNQFFAGIGGEEKAGIPPEIRKEKIGPGAALEKSLGDDYEIVATVICGDNYFGEHLEEAKTTIIKMMEEFKPDLFIAGPAFNAGRYGVACGGICVAVEEHFKIPVVTAMYKENPGVDMYRKDLYIIETKDSAADMRNAIPKVASLSKKLVNGEEILAPSVEGYFERGIRVNYFNEVRGSTRAVDLLVRKIKGEKVETEYPMPYFDKVPPAKAIKDITKTKVAFVTSGGIVPVGNPDRIESSSATKYGVYSIKGKKAMDSKEFMTVHGGYDRAFVLKNPNLVIPLDVMREIEAEGGIGELADYFITTTGTGTSTGNAKHFGEDFVPKLLADGVQAVILTSTUGTCTRCGATMVKEIERAGIPVVHIATVVPISLTIGANRIIPGVGIPYPLGNPPLGEEASKKIRRKMVERALKALQTEVEEQTVFE; this comes from the coding sequence ATGAGCAAGAAAAAAGTTATTCACTATATGAATCAGTTTTTTGCTGGGATAGGCGGAGAAGAAAAAGCGGGCATTCCGCCTGAAATTAGAAAAGAAAAAATAGGACCAGGAGCCGCTTTAGAAAAAAGTCTTGGAGATGATTACGAAATAGTAGCAACCGTTATATGCGGAGATAATTATTTTGGAGAACATCTTGAAGAAGCTAAAACCACTATAATAAAAATGATGGAAGAATTTAAACCAGATTTATTTATAGCTGGTCCAGCTTTCAATGCGGGGCGCTATGGTGTCGCTTGCGGAGGAATTTGCGTAGCAGTTGAGGAACATTTTAAAATTCCCGTTGTTACGGCTATGTATAAGGAAAATCCAGGCGTTGATATGTATCGTAAGGATTTATACATAATAGAAACGAAAGATTCCGCTGCAGATATGCGAAATGCAATTCCTAAAGTAGCTTCTCTATCTAAAAAGTTAGTTAATGGCGAAGAGATTTTAGCTCCTTCAGTTGAAGGATATTTTGAAAGAGGAATAAGGGTTAATTACTTCAATGAAGTTAGAGGTTCTACGAGAGCCGTTGATTTATTAGTAAGAAAAATAAAAGGCGAAAAAGTTGAAACCGAATACCCTATGCCTTATTTTGATAAAGTCCCTCCTGCAAAAGCTATAAAAGATATTACAAAAACAAAAGTAGCTTTCGTTACTTCTGGCGGTATAGTTCCCGTAGGTAATCCCGATAGAATAGAAAGTTCGAGCGCCACTAAATATGGAGTTTATAGCATCAAAGGTAAAAAAGCTATGGACTCTAAAGAGTTTATGACTGTTCATGGAGGATATGACAGAGCTTTTGTTTTGAAAAATCCTAATTTGGTTATACCTTTAGATGTTATGAGAGAAATAGAGGCTGAAGGCGGTATAGGAGAGTTAGCCGATTATTTTATAACTACCACTGGAACGGGAACATCAACGGGTAATGCTAAACATTTCGGAGAAGATTTTGTTCCAAAATTATTGGCTGATGGAGTTCAAGCCGTTATATTGACTTCAACATGAGGAACTTGCACTCGTTGCGGTGCAACGATGGTAAAAGAAATTGAACGAGCTGGAATTCCTGTAGTTCATATTGCAACCGTAGTTCCTATATCATTGACTATCGGAGCTAATAGAATTATTCCTGGCGTTGGTATTCCTTATCCTTTAGGTAATCCTCCTTTAGGCGAAGAAGCCAGCAAAAAAATTAGACGAAAAATGGTTGAAAGAGCTTTGAAAGCTTTACAAACTGAAGTTGAAGAACAAACAGTATTCGAATAA